ATGGCGCGAAATTTTTGTTCTACATTTAAAAAAGTGTTCGTCATAATTGAATACAGATGTGTAGTCTCTTCAATCCTCTTATTATAACCAACATCTTTTTGCGTTTTAGATTCAGGTCTAAAGGTAAAAGTATAGCCAATTAATTTTCTTCCTCGAATTCCCTTAGAATAATTCTTAGTAATTCGAAAATTCATAAAGTACGGAGCTAAGTACTCTGCTGTTGGATTGAGTATTTTTTGGTCAATACTTCCGGGACGATAGCTCTTAGGCACATCAAGTGCATTCCTAAATTCCTCTAAGGTAAAGGTCTTTTTGCCTACCGTCCGCCATTGTTTTAGATACATAAACAACTTCTTTGAATAGGAAGTATGAAGTCGAGTTGCTTGTTCTAAGGCAAATCTCGTCCATTGCGATAAATTATTGAAATACTTTGTTGCCTGTGGTGAAACTCTAATCCAAGCATTGTAATCAGTATCGATGTAAGACTGGCTAAAGATATTAACATTCATATATATCTTTTTGTCCCCATCTTCTTGTTCCAAGCTGGCCTGAATAGTCATGAATTTCTTCAACGTATCATTTGATTTTTTGATAAATTCATCATTTGTTATATGTTTTCTAAAATACATTAATTCTTTTACTTTAGAAATTGGAATTTTGATTAGATTATCTTTTTGATCTAAGACCTGAGAATCAATGATATTCCACCAGTCAATATCAAAGGGCGTCCACTTTTTGGAAAAGTTAGGAAATCCTTTTACAAGCA
This region of Lactobacillus intestinalis genomic DNA includes:
- a CDS encoding replication initiation protein, with translation MSEELNLIEISDEDQNKKLSTIVKMDNDLLVKGFPNFSKKWTPFDIDWWNIIDSQVLDQKDNLIKIPISKVKELMYFRKHITNDEFIKKSNDTLKKFMTIQASLEQEDGDKKIYMNVNIFSQSYIDTDYNAWIRVSPQATKYFNNLSQWTRFALEQATRLHTSYSKKLFMYLKQWRTVGKKTFTLEEFRNALDVPKSYRPGSIDQKILNPTAEYLAPYFMNFRITKNYSKGIRGRKLIGYTFTFRPESKTQKDVGYNKRIEETTHLYSIMTNTFLNVEQKFRAIDRYRGLKLGTTKKYYESAHPQTVFLDPESDHRIKRGITHRSDLYGLSGYKITDLEAIIMTYEDLLKNGKLKEWDLQDLAIIERACFDKQIKLAAKTEHSDKPYIPHRKILINSLVIQLIDSHRLDDYKSESVNLEINRLVRENFGKYKREEDKRPYELKFDFD